In the Chrysiogenia bacterium genome, GTCGGCCATGCCCAGACTGTCCAGCAGCTTGATCGCGTGGGCGCGGCGCTCGCTCTTTGGAAGGCCGCCGATCTCCATGGCGATCTCGAGATTTTCCGAAGCGGTCAGGAACGGCATCAGGTTGGCACGCTGGAAGACGAAGCCGACATAGGAGCGGCGCAGCTCGCTGGGATCGCAGATGGCGAGTCCCTCATCGACAACGAGGTCGTCCTCGAACCAGATCTTGCCGCTGTCGGGCAGGTTGATAAGCCCCAGCGCCGTGAGCAGCGTGCTCTTTCCCGCACCGCTGGGCCCCAGCAGGGCGACCACCTCGCCGCGACGCACTTCCATGCTCGCATCGCTGAGCGCGTGCACGGCGGTGTTGCCCTCGCCGTAGGTCTTG is a window encoding:
- a CDS encoding ABC transporter ATP-binding protein; translation: MSVPAEKIATNGAVALRAAHLYKTYGEGNTAVHALSDASMEVRRGEVVALLGPSGAGKSTLLTALGLINLPDSGKIWFEDDLVVDEGLAICDPSELRRSYVGFVFQRANLMPFLTASENLEIAMEIGGLPKSERRAHAIKLLDSLGMADRADHVPAKLSGGQQQRVAIARALANEPTLLLADEPTAALDKERGRQVMELFREVARTHHAAVIVVTHDHRALSVFDAVYEMEDGWLSERKAPADVRL